One window from the genome of Gadus macrocephalus chromosome 7, ASM3116895v1 encodes:
- the sumf2 gene encoding inactive C-alpha-formylglycine-generating enzyme 2 encodes MPFDAPVVYKCFKMCVNIVLWICAFSFLALADDLRMVHIPGGKMTMGTNEGDARDGEAPTKGVVVGPFNIDKYPVTNADFRDFVRAHKYKTEAEKFGWSFVFQDFVSVELKSKVTETIKSAPWWLPIERVFWRQPAGPGSGIKERLDFPVVQVSWNDALAFCRWRDGRLPTEEEWEWAARGGLQGRTYPWGNKFQSNKTNLWQGKFPDGDTAEDGYHGVSPVTAFPPQNNYGLYDVMGNTWEWTSTSFPGAQPMYVLRGASWIDSVDGSANHKARITTRMGNTPDSASDNLGFRCAASGEQKQAKNKGNSEL; translated from the exons ATGCCCTTTGATGCCCCAGTAGTATATAAGTGTTtcaaaatgtgtgtaaacattgtATTATGGATATGTGCATTTTCTTTCTTGGCACTGGCAG ACGACCTGAGGATGGTTCACATTCCAGGAGGAAAGATGACCATGGGGACCAATGAAGGAGACGCCAGAGATGGAGAGGCGCCGACTAAAGGAGTCGTAGTCGGACCGTTTAACATCGACAAATACCCAGTTACAAATGCGGATTTTAG AGACTTCGTGCGAGCACATAAGTACAAAACAGAAGCTGAGAAGTTTGGTTGGAGTTTTGTTTTCCAAGACTTTGTATCCGTGGAGCTGAAAAGCAAAGTGACAGAAACGATAAAG tctgccccctggtggttgCCAATAGAAAGGGTTTTTTGGAGACAG CCCGCAGGACCAGGGTCTGGCATCAAAGAGCGTCTGGACTTCCCGGTGGTCCAAGTGAGCTGGAACGACGCGCTGGCCTTCTGCCGCTGGAGGGACGGACGGCTGCCcacggaggaggagtgggagtgGGCTGCCCGCGGGGGGCTGCAGG GAAGGACATATCCCTGGGGAAACAAGTTCCAGTCCAACAAAACCAACCTCTGGCAG GGCAAGTTTCCCGATGGAGACACTGCAGAGGACGGTTACCATGGCGTCTCCCCTGTGACGGCCTTTCCTCCACAGAATAACTACG GGTTGTATGACGTGATGGGAAACACGTGGGAATGGACATCCACCTCCTTTCCCGGAGCTCAGCCAATGTACGTCCTGCGCGGTGCTTCCTGGATCGACTCTGTGGACGGCTCGGCCAATCACAAGGCAAGAATCACTACCAG GATGGGGAACACCCCTGACTCCGCCTCAGATAACCTGGGCTTCAGGTGTGCAGCCAGCGGGGAACAGAAACAAGCCAAGAACAAAGGAAATTCTGAGTTGTAG
- the cct6a gene encoding T-complex protein 1 subunit zeta: MSAIKSLNPKAEVARAHAALAVNISAARGLQDVLKSNLGPKGTMKMLVSGAGDIKLTKDGNVLLHEMQIQHPTATLIAKVATAQDDITGDGTTSNVLIIGELLKQADLYVSEGLHPRIIAEGFEEAKGKALAFLEEVKVVREMDRETLISVARTSLRTKVHKELADLLTEAVVDAVLAIAVPNESIDLYMVEIMEMRHKTDSDTQLIRGLVLDHGARHPDMKKRVEDAFVLTCNLSLEYEKTEVNSGFFYKSAEDREKLVSAERKFIEERVQKIIALKKAVCPDGKKGFVVINQKGIDPYSLDSLAKEGIVALRRAKRRNMERLTLACGGIAMNSVDDLTPECLGHAGLVYEHTLGEEKYTFVEKCGNPRSVTLLVKGPNKHTLTQIKDAVRDGLRAVKNAIEDGCVVSGAGAFEVAVADALVKHKPKVKGRAQLGVQAFADALLIIPKVLAQNSGYDPMETLVKLQTEYKESGHLVGVDLSTGEPMVASEAGVWDNYSVKKQLLHSCTVIASNILLVDEIMRAGMSSLKG, from the exons ATGTCGGCCATAAAGTCCCTGAACCCGAAAGCCGAAGTGGCCCGCGCCCATGCCGCCCTTGCGGTCAACATCAGCGCGGCCCGCGGGCTCCAGGACGTGCTGAAGAGCAACCTGGGTCCGAAAGGCACCATGAAGAT GCTTGTCTCCGGCGCAGGCGACATCAAGTTGACCAAAGATGGAAATGTTTTGTTACACGAGATG CAAATTCAGCATCCCACTGCAACACTCATCGCTAAGGTTGCCACGGCGCAGGATGACATCACGGGAGACGGGACTACCTCCAATGTCCTCATCATCGGTGAACTGCTGAAGCAGGCTGACCTCTATGTGTCGGAG GGCCTCCATCCCAGAATCATCGCAGAGGGCTTCGAGGAGGCCAAGGGGAAGGCCCTGGCCttcctggaggaggtgaaggtggtgcGTGAGATGGACAGGGAGACTCTGATCAGCGTAGCGCGCACCTCCCTCAGAACCAAGGTCCACAAGGAGCTGGCCGACCTCCTCACTGAG GCTGTTGTCGATGCTGTGCTTGCCATCGCTGTTCCCAATGAGTCCATTGACCTCTACATGGTGGAGATCATGGAGATGAGGCACAAGACCGACAGCGACACTCA GCTGATCCGAGGGCTGGTCCTGGACCACGGTGCCAGACACCCCGACATGAAGAAGAGGGTGGAGGACGCCTTTGTGCTGACCTGCAACCTGTCCCTGGAGTACGAGAAGACGGAGGTCAACTCCGGCTTCTTCTACAAGAGCGCAGAGGACCGGGAGAAGCTTGTGTCGGCGGAGAGGAAGTTCATCGAGGAGCGCGTGCAGAAGATCATCGCGCTCAAGAAAGCCGTCTGTCCCGATGGCAAGAAGGGCTTTGTGGTCATCAACCAGAAG GGTATTGATCCATACTCTCTGGATTCCCTCGCCAAGGAAGGCATTGTTGCTCTGCGCAGAGCAAAGAGGAGGAACATGGAGAG ACTCACATTAGCTTGCGGTGGCATTGCAATGAATTCCGTTGATGACCTCACTCCAGAGTGCTTGGGCCATGCCGGACTTGTGTACGAACACACACTG ggagaggagaagtACACGTTTGTGGAGAAGTGTGGTAACCCTCGCTCGGTGACCCTGCTGGTGAAGGGGCCCAACAAGCACACCCTCACACAGATCAAAGATGCTGTCAGGGATGGGCTGCGCGCCGTCAAGAACGCCATCGAGGACG GATGCGTGGTGTCCGGGGCAGGGGCGTTTGAGGTGGCAGTGGCCGACGCCCTGGTGAAGCACAAGCCCAAGGTCAAGGGAAGGGCCCAGCTGGGAGTGCAGGCCTTCGCCGACGCTCTCCTCATCATTCCCAAG GTTCTGGCCCAGAACTCTGGCTACGACCCCATGGAGACCCTGGTGAAGCTGCAGACGGAGTATAAGGAGTCTGGCCATCTAGTGGGAGTGGACCTCAGTACTG GTGAACCAATGGTGGCTTCAGAAGCAGGTGTTTGGGATAACTACAGCGTCAAGAAACAGCTCCTTCATTCATG CACGGTGATTGCCAGTAACATCTTGCTGGTAGATGAGATCATGAGAGCTGGAATGTCTTCTCTGAAGGGTTAA